A region of Cheilinus undulatus linkage group 10, ASM1832078v1, whole genome shotgun sequence DNA encodes the following proteins:
- the rlim gene encoding E3 ubiquitin-protein ligase RLIM — protein MEGSDGLGQSGSDLPESQNRRQQDRLSREEAFYQFVNNLSDEDYRLMRDNNLLGTPGEATADELLSRLQQIKDGPEQQNNSSNTESGEEPTEPLEGSEDPASGDSLLDWLNTVRRTGNTTRTGHRGNQSWRAISQTNPNSGDFRFSLEISVNRNLAEQQAAAEGEQESPEISQEESPEGTQEVTQEGTQEGTQEESPEVSLEESSEVQEVVANAEPQVPMETEVMEEPVVEELAVVVEPDPELDEIVSEEVLGEPPGSPASVSLPLRQPFSPSPRRGLRRPRSRSPEPRRTRARTARSRSPLNFDQMDVLPNPRSAHTSDSLDSSSNNSPVPQVEGSSRTRQHVLSRQSAVDSDVQPPRVDPETDSETHNVTSQEGEAAGGEGGAAGRRPPTIMLDLQVRRVRPGEYRQRDSIASRTRSRSQNSNNTFLYESERGGFRRTFSRSERAGVRTYVSTIRIPIRRISDAGLGEATSMALQSMIRQIMTGFGELGYLMDSDSDSLDSNRGVNSSADLAEALSNPDAASAAAPAADVDEPPVAAGVRARTAETDVDESFVTGPPASGGRARPRPPISLEEPSSLPFLRLAHFFLLNDDDDDQPQGLTKEQIDNLSMRNFGESDALKTCSVCITEYAEGNKLRKLPCSHEYHVHCIDRWLSENSTCPICRRAVLVSANRESVV, from the exons ATGGAGGGGTCTGACGGTTTAGGTCAAAGTGGCAGTGACCTGCCAGAGTCGCAGAACAGAAGGCAGCAGGATCGCCTGAGCAGGGAGGAGGCCTTCTATCAGTTTGTCAACAATCTGAGTGATGAGGACTATCGACTCATGAGAGACAACAATCTGTTGGGCACCCCAG gaGAGGCAACAGCAGATGAGCTATTAAGTAGGCTTCAGCAAATCAAAGATGGCCCTGAACAGCAGAACAACAGCTCCAACACAGAAAGTGGAGAAGAGCCAACTG AACCACTGGAAGGTTCTGAAGATCCTGCCAGTGGGGATAGTCTCTTGGACTGGCTGAATACAGTGAGACGCACTGGCAACACAACAAGAACTGGGCATCGTGGGAACCAGTCATGGCGAGCCATAAGCCAGACCAACCCAAACAGTGGTGATTTCCGCTTCAGTTTGGAGATAAGTGTGAACCGCAACCTGGCTGAACAACAGGCAGCTGCTGAAGGGGAGCAGGAGTCTCCTGAGATATCTCAAGAAGAGTCTCCCGAGGGCACTCAGGAGGTTACTCAAGAGGGCACTCAAGAGGGCACTCAAGAGGAATCACCAGAGGTGTCTCTAGAGGAGTCATCTGAGGTCCAAGAAGTGGTAGCAAATGCAGAACCCCAGGTCCCCATGGAGACAGAAGTGATGGAAGAACCAGTTGTTGAGGAGTTGGCTGTTGTTGTCGAACCAGACCCCGAACTGGATGAGATTGTTTCTGAGGAGGTTTTAGGCGAACCTCCTGGCTCACCTGCTTCAGTTTCCTTGCCATTACGACAGCCATTTTCTCCTTCTCCACGCAGAGGGCTAAGAAGACCCCGCAGTCGCAGTCCAGAGCCGCGCAGGACTAGGGCCCGTACAGCCAGGAGCCGATCCCCTCTTAACTTTGATCAGATGGATGTCCTCCCTAACCCCCGCAGTGCTCATACCTCTGACAGCCTTGATTCTTCCTCCAATAACTCCCCTGTCCCTCAAGTGGAGGGCAGTTCTCGGACTCGACAACATGTTCTTTCCAGGCAAAGCGCTGTAGACAGTGATGTTCAACCACCTAGAGTTGATCCAGAAACAGACTCAGAGACACATAATGTCACATCTCAGGAAGGGGAGGCTGCTGGGGGGGAAGGAGGTGCAGCTGGGCGCCGCCCCCCTACTATTATGCTTGATCTGCAGGTGCGTCGTGTGCGCCCAGGCGAGTACCGTCAGAGAGACAGCATTGCCAGCCGTACCCGCTCACGCTCCCAGAACTCTAACAACACATTTCTTTACGAGAGTGAGCGTGGTGGATTTCGAAGGACATTCTCACGTTCAGAGCGGGCTGGTGTGCGGACCTATGTCAGCACAATACGCATCCCTATTCGAAGAATTTCCGATGCAGGTTTAGGAGAAGCAACATCAATGGCTCTGCAATCTATGATTCGGCAGATTATGACTGGTTTTGGTGAACTCGGCTACCTCATGGATTCAGACTCTGATTCTTTAGATTCCAACCGAGGTGTCAACTCTTCTGCAGATCTGGCTGAAGCGCTCAGTAACCCAgatgctgcttctgctgctgctcctgctgctgatGTTGATGAACCTCCTGTGGCGGCCGGAGTCAGAGCAAGGACAGCTGAGACAGACGTGGATGAAAGCTTTGTCACTGGTCCACCTGCCTCTGGTGGAAGGGCTCGACCTAGACCACCTATTAGCTTAGAGGAGCCCAGTTCATTGCCCTTCTTGCGCCTTGCCCACTTCTTCCTCTTAAATGATGATGACGACGACCAGCCCCAAGGGCTGACCAAAGAGCAGATTGACAACCTCTCCATGCGCAACTTTGGAGAGAGTGATGCCTTGAAAACTTGCAGTGTCTGCATAACAGAGTACGCAGAAGGTAACAAGCTACGTAAGCTTCCCTGCTCTCACGAGTACCATGTGCACTGCATTGATCGTTGGCTGTCAGAAAACTCCACTTGCCCAATCTGCCGCAGGGCTGTCCTGGTATCAGCCAACCGAGAGAGTGTGGTCTAG